A window of Cygnus atratus isolate AKBS03 ecotype Queensland, Australia unplaced genomic scaffold, CAtr_DNAZoo_HiC_assembly HiC_scaffold_192, whole genome shotgun sequence contains these coding sequences:
- the PYGO2 gene encoding pygopus homolog 2, whose translation MAAPGRLAAAGGPGRKQGKAGLQMKSPEKKRRKSNTQGPAYSHLSEFAPPPTPMVDHLVASNPFEDDFGPPKVGAAAAAAAPFLGSPVPFGSFRVQGGMAPQVPPGYGGGPQPLRRQPPPPFAPGQMGPAFGMPPQNPGYVQPGAMSFPGQPFGQPLGQNFSPPTGQLMQGPVGGFGPMISPTMGQPPRGDMGPGPALNPPGGPAMAQRFSQPGNLFGQSPMQRPGQNMPPLPPNASPFPGADPGFPAGGEEGGKNLNPPPSTFPQEQHSGSPAAVNGAQPSFAPPSAGRGGGTPETNSLPPPGKAAGGSGHQPPPGLVYPCGACRNEVNDDQDAILCEASCQKWFHRECTGMTENAYGLLTTEASAVWACDFCLKTKEIQSVYVREGMGQLVAANDG comes from the exons ATGGCGGCGCCGGGCCGGCT cgccgccgccggcgGGCCCGGCAGGAAGCAGGGGAAGGCAG GGCTGCAGATGAAGAGCCCCGAGAAGAAGCGGCGGAAATCCAACACGCAG GGCCCGGCCTACTCGCACCTGTCGGAGTTCGCCCCGCCGCCCACGCCCATGGTGGATCACCTGGTGGCCTCCAACCCCTTCGAGGACGACTTCGGCCCCCCCAAGGtgggcgcggcggcggcggcggcggccccgttCCtgggcagccccgtgccctTCGGCAGCTTCCGCGTGCAGGGGGGGATGGCGCCGCAGGTGCCCCCCGGTTACGGCGGGGGGCCGCAGCCCCTGCGGaggcagccgccgccgcccttcGCCCCCGGCCAGATGGGCCCGGCCTTCGGCATGCCCCCCCAGAACCCCGGCTACGTGCAGCCCGGGGCCATGAGCTTCCCCGGGCAGCCCTTCGGGCAGCCCCTCGGACAGAACTTCAGCCCCCCCACGGGGCAGCTCATGCAGGGGCCCGTCGGGGGCTTCGGGCCCATGATCTCGCCCACcatggggcagcccccccggggggaCATGGGCCCCGGGCCGGCCCTCAACCCCCCCGGCGGGCCGGCCATGGCTCAGCGCTTCAGCCAGCCCGGCAACCTCTTCGGACAGTCCCCCATGCAGCGCCCCGGGCAGAACatgccccccctgccccccaacGCCAGCCCTTTCCCCGGGGCGGACCCCGGCTTCCCCGCCGGCGGCGAGGAGGGGGGTAAGAACCTGAACCCCCCTCCCAGCACCttcccccaggagcagcactCGGGCTCCCCGGCTGCCGTTAACGGGGCGCAGCCCAGCTTCGCCCCCCCAAGCGCCggccgcggcggcggcaccCCCGAGACCAACAGCCTCCCGCCCCCCGGCAAGGCGGCCGGCGGCTCGGGGCACCAGCCGCCCCCGGGGTTGGTGTACCCGTGCGGGGCCTGCCGCAACGAGGTGAACGACGACCAGGACGCCATCCTGTGTGAGGCCTCCTGCCAGAAGTGGTTCCACCGCGAGTGCACGGGCATGACGGAGAACGCCTACGGGCTGCTCACCACCGAGGCCTCGGCCGTCTGGGCCTGCGACTTCTGCCTGAAGACGAAGGAGATCCAGTCGGTGTATGTCCGCGAGGGCATGGGACAGCTGGTGGCCGCCAACGACGGCtga